In the Candidatus Cloacimonadota bacterium genome, ACTGCGCTCAAAATGCCGCCATTGCGGGTTTTGGGCTTGTTGGATGTGGTTTTTTTGTCCGGATTCATCTTGTTAACCTTTGCATTTTATGTTAGTTCCGCATAAATCTGGCAGGGCGGTTTTCGTCAATGCTTTTTTTATTTTTACCCTGGTTTCAATTCAATCTGGCGGGCGGGTTCTTGCCCAGAATCACGGCGATGGCGTTTTCCGCCGCCATGAGAGCCATCTTGTTGCGGGTCTCGATGCTGGCTGAACCGATGTGGGGTAAAAGCACCACGTTGGGCAAATCCATCAAGGCTTGAGGCACCTTGGGTTCACGCTCGAAAACATCCAAACCGGCGGCAGCTATTTCCTTTGTTTGCAGTGCGTTAATGAGGGCTGCCTCTTCCACGATGGCACCCCTGGCGGTGTTGATTAGAATGGCGCTGGGCTTCATCCAAGCGAGTTCATTGGCTCCCAAAAGATGGTGGTTTTCGGAAGTTTGCGGCGCGTGGATGCTGATAAAATCGGATTCCTTGCAAAGGGTTTCCAAATCCGTCCATTGGTATTCTGGCGGCAAATCTTCCCGCTGGGGGCGCGGACCATGCCACAAAACTTTCATGCCAAAACCCTGCGCGCGTCGCGCCACGGCTTGGCCAATCCGACCCATGCCGATGATGCCCAAAGTTTTGCCAAAGACGTCATTTCCCAGAAAAAGCAGCGGTTCCCAGCCGGTGAAAAGACCGTCACGAAGGTATCTGTCGGCTTCCACAACCCTGCGCGCGCAAGCCATCAGCAAGGCCCAAGCCAAATCAGCAGTGCTTTCTGTGAGTACACCGGGAGTGTTGCAAACCGCGATATTTTTGGAAGTCGCATAGTCCACATCAATGTTGTTGTAGCCCACGGCATAGTTTGAAACGCATTTCAAGCGAGGAGCGGCGTCCATGAGCTCTTTATCGATGGTATCGGTCAAAAGACAAAGCAGGGCATCCACATCCCGCACGGCGGCAAGCAGTTCGCTTCTTTCAATGGCTTTATCGGAGGCGTGGACGCGTAGCTGAAACACTGTTTCCAGCTTGTCCAATCCGGGTTTGGGTATGTTTCG is a window encoding:
- a CDS encoding D-glycerate dehydrogenase — translated: MPKPIVFVTRNIPKPGLDKLETVFQLRVHASDKAIERSELLAAVRDVDALLCLLTDTIDKELMDAAPRLKCVSNYAVGYNNIDVDYATSKNIAVCNTPGVLTESTADLAWALLMACARRVVEADRYLRDGLFTGWEPLLFLGNDVFGKTLGIIGMGRIGQAVARRAQGFGMKVLWHGPRPQREDLPPEYQWTDLETLCKESDFISIHAPQTSENHHLLGANELAWMKPSAILINTARGAIVEEAALINALQTKEIAAAGLDVFEREPKVPQALMDLPNVVLLPHIGSASIETRNKMALMAAENAIAVILGKNPPARLN